In the Coturnix japonica isolate 7356 chromosome 6, Coturnix japonica 2.1, whole genome shotgun sequence genome, one interval contains:
- the NOC3L gene encoding nucleolar complex protein 3 homolog, whose amino-acid sequence MKPRKNTKRVPSFRKLLRTSKIKLDNKLKNKQYKQQSAVKKYRKEQKKLRQAVRDAVRKKPFPLEDNKKKHVAEKHEEEEEDEALPLDMMDEDDLQLMEDLARKASFLTRDISSTEPVHIKKRKRDSVIEKYEKIPRRVNAEPEKELIHLLPIKDKSGIIPQTMEKPVPDVADDEEEDTEEMEVTEDFNEEPPPVLTPEEMAAQRKIKLQERKMHIAALASAILSDPENNIKKLKELRAMLMEQDPNVAVIVRKLVMVSLMEVFKDIAPSYKIRPLTEAEKATKVKKETQKLREFEEGLVSQYKFYLENLEQTIKDWKQRKLKKSNIISLKAYKGLAEIAVKCLCELLVALLHFNFHNNIIVLIVPLMNDTSKTISDLCCEAVKKLFKQDKLGFASLGVVKVVSGLVKGRNYNVRPEVLEVFLHLRIKEVELKKDAEDIAPKKKFMTFKEKRKHLSRMQRKWKKAEEKLERELLEAEASESKEKKLKLHTETLNIVFLTYFRILKRAQKSPLLPAVLEGLAKFAHLINVEFFDDLLIVLHSLIASDDLSYRESLHCILSAFQILSGQGDVLNIDPMKFYTHLYKTLFSLHAGGTNDDIGIVLQCLDVMLAKRRKQVSQQRALAFMKRLSTLALHVLPHSSIGILATNRILMQTFPKMDLLLDNESQGSGVYLPELDEPEHCNAQNTALWELHLLQRHYHPTVQKFAAHLAVGAPAEGSGALSLDLSKRPATELFEAYNMKGMTFNPPVPSVTPRRKDTFSHMDSFLNQELNEQLQQHASKTVSHKTLDFAKHLKESSLS is encoded by the exons ATGAAGCCG agaaaaaacacaaagcgCGTCCCAAGCTTTCGCAAGTTACTGAGaaccagtaaaataaaacttgacaacaaattaaagaacaaacagTACAAGCAGCAGAGTGCTGTTAAGAAGTATcggaaagaacaaaagaagctAAGGCAGGCTGTCAGAGATGCTGTCCGTAAAAAACCTTTTCCGCTGGAGGATAACAAGAAGAAACATGTTG CTGAAAAACacgaggaggaagaggaagatgaagcGCTTCCACTGGACATGATGGATGAAGATGACTTGCAGTTAATGGAAGATCTGGCTCGAAAAGCATCATTTCTAACCAGAGATATTTCTTCTAC TGAACCTGTTCACATCAAGAAACGTAAACGTGACAGCGTGATTGAAAAATATGAGAAGATACCAAGACGTGTAAACGCTGAACCAGAGAAAGAGCTCATCCATCTGCTCCCTATCAAAGACAAAAGTGGCATTATTCCCCAAACCATGGAAAAGCCAG TTCCTGATGTTGCtgatgatgaagaagaagaTACAGAAGAAATGGAGGTAACAGAAG ACTTTAATGAAGAACCCCCACCTGTTCTCACtcctgaggaaatggctgctcaaaggaaaataaagctgcaagaaaggaagatgCACATTGCTGCCTTAGCATCTGCCATTCTCTCTGACCCAGAAAACAAT ATTAAAAAGTTGAAGGAGTTGCGTGCCATGCTGATGGAACAGGACCCTAATGTTGCTGTGATCGTTCGAAAGTTGGTTATGGTTTCTCTGATGGAAGTATTCAAAGATATTGCTCCTTCTTACAAAATTCGGCCTCtgactgaagcagaaaaggCTACCAAG gttaaaaaagaaactcagaaaCTGAGAGAATTTGAAGAAGGCCTTGTGAGCCAGTATAAATTTTACTTGGAAAATCTGGAACAAACAATTAAAG ATTGGAAACAGAGGAAgttgaagaaaagcaatattatCTCATTAAAGGCATATAAAGGCCTCGCAGAGATTGCAGTGAAGTGTCTGTGTGAGCTGCTTGTGGCCCTACTGCACTTCAACTTCCACAATAACATTATTGTTCTCATTGTTCCTCTCATGAATGATACATCAAAAACG ATCTCTGACCTTTGCTGTGAAGCAGTTAAGAAACTCTTTAAGCAAGACAAGTTGGGCTTTGCTTCACTTGGTGTAGTTAAAGTCGTTTCTGGCCTTGTAAAGGGCAGAAATTACAACGTTCGACCTGAG GTGTTAGAAGTTTTTCTTCACTTAAGAATTAAGGaagtagaattaaaaaaagatgctgaagaCATTGCACCAAAGAAAAAGTTCATGactttcaaagagaaaagaaaacatctttcaaGAATGCAAAGAAAG tggaagaaagcagaagagaagctggaaagagaacttttggaagcagaagcttcagaaagtaaagaaaaaaaactgaagctG CACACAGAGACCTTGAATATTGTATTCTTAACATACTTCAGAATCTTGAAGAGAGCTCAGAAGTCTCCGCTTTTGCCGGCTGTGCTGGAAGGTCTTGCAAA GTTTGCCCACCTCATAAATGTGGAATTCTTTGATGACCTGTTGATTGTTCTTCATTCTCTCATCGCTTCTGAT GACTTAAGCTATCGGGAGAGTCTTCACTGCattctcagtgcttttcaaaTACTCTCTGGACAAG GTGATGTTCTTAATATTGATCCAATGAAATTTTACACGCATCTTTATAAGACGCTGTTCAGCCTACATGCAG GTGGTACCAATGATGACATAGGGATTGTGCTCCAGTGCCTGGATGTCATGCTTGCCAAGCGGAGAAAGCAAGTTTCCCAGCAGCGAGCTCTTGCTTTCATGAAGAGGCTTTCCACTCTTGCTCTTCATGTTCTTCCGCACTCCAGCATTGGGATCTTGGCAACAAACAGGATATTAATGCAA ACATTCCCAAAGATGGATCTCTTACTAGACAACGAATCTCAAGGCAGTGGAGTTTATCTTCCAGAACTAGACGAACCAGAGCACTGCAATGCACAGAACACAGCTCTATGGGAGCTGCATTTGCTGCAG AGACACTATCATCCAACAGTGCAAAAATTTGCAGCTCACCTTGCTGTTGGAGCTCCAGCTGAAGGATCAGGAGCTCTTTCACTTGATTTGAGCAAAAG GCCTGCTACAGAACTTTTTGAGGCATACAATATGAAAGGAATGACCTTCAATCCTCCTGTTCCATCAGTAACACCCAGACGAAAG gACACATTTTCACACATGGATTCATTTCTAAATCAGGAGCTGAATGAACAGCTTCAGCAACACGCGAGCAAGACTGTTAGTCACAAAACCTTGGATTTTGCTAAACACTTAAAGGAATCATCTTTGTCCTAA